Proteins found in one Bacillus subtilis subsp. subtilis str. 168 genomic segment:
- the yfkA gene encoding putative Fe-S oxidoreductase, radical SAM superfamily (Evidence 3: Putative function from multiple computational evidences; Product type e: enzyme), with product MTQNTKLRPITPEFDPWEAYMDVDQYGDMQLTNVEFTTTTLCNMRCEHCAVGYTLQPKDPNALPIDLLLKRLEEIPRLRSISITGGEPMLSLKSVKEYVVPLLKYAHERGVRTQINSNLTLDIERYEWIIPYLDVLHISHNWGTVEDFAEIGFAMMDRKPTFEQRARYFEKMIENSRTLVDAGVMVSAETMLNKRTLPHIEHIHRQITEDMKCQRHEVHPMYPSDFASALESLSLKEMRQAIHRLLDIRDENTWMLFGTLPFYACSPDEDDQKLLRRLRAAKNVTVRNDPDGRSRLNVNIFDGNIIVTDFGDTPPLGNIQTDSLPSAYEKWRETKLAKELSCHCPNVRCLGPNVLVKNSYYQDTDFTKRQARS from the coding sequence ATGACACAAAACACGAAGCTGCGTCCGATTACGCCCGAGTTTGACCCTTGGGAAGCCTATATGGATGTTGACCAATACGGAGACATGCAGCTGACAAACGTTGAATTCACAACAACGACACTGTGCAATATGAGATGCGAGCATTGTGCTGTAGGCTATACATTGCAGCCTAAAGACCCGAATGCTCTGCCAATAGATCTTCTGTTAAAACGGCTGGAGGAAATCCCGCGCCTCAGATCCATCAGCATCACAGGCGGAGAGCCGATGCTTTCGTTGAAATCAGTAAAAGAATATGTTGTTCCTTTATTGAAATATGCCCATGAACGGGGTGTGCGGACACAAATTAATTCAAATCTGACCCTCGACATCGAGCGGTACGAATGGATCATTCCGTATCTCGATGTGCTACATATTTCACATAACTGGGGAACAGTTGAAGATTTTGCTGAAATCGGCTTTGCCATGATGGACAGAAAACCGACCTTCGAACAGCGCGCGCGCTATTTTGAAAAAATGATCGAAAACAGCCGCACGCTCGTGGATGCCGGAGTAATGGTATCTGCGGAAACGATGCTGAACAAACGAACACTTCCGCATATTGAGCATATTCACCGCCAAATCACAGAAGATATGAAATGTCAGCGTCACGAGGTCCACCCAATGTATCCAAGCGATTTCGCAAGCGCTCTTGAATCCCTCAGCCTGAAAGAGATGAGACAGGCCATTCACCGCTTGCTGGATATTCGTGATGAAAATACGTGGATGCTGTTCGGAACGCTGCCGTTTTATGCCTGCAGTCCGGACGAAGACGACCAAAAGCTGCTTCGCCGGCTTCGCGCGGCGAAAAACGTCACAGTGCGAAATGACCCTGACGGCCGATCCCGCCTGAATGTGAACATTTTCGACGGAAACATTATCGTGACCGATTTCGGTGATACCCCGCCGCTTGGCAACATTCAGACGGACAGCCTCCCTTCCGCCTATGAAAAGTGGAGAGAGACCAAGCTTGCGAAAGAACTGAGTTGCCACTGCCCGAATGTCCGGTGCCTCGGACCGAATGTTCTTGTCAAAAACAGTTATTATCAGGATACAGACTTCACAAAACGTCAAGCCAGGAGTTAG
- the mscC gene encoding mechanosensitive ion channel (Evidence 1a: Function from experimental evidences in the studied strain; PubMedId: 17665170, 18310427, 19252899; Product type t: transporter) — MRMKETLTEIFQNKIVDILLVAVILWIGVFIINRLVQLFFKRTDFIEEKKEKTIESLVRSVTQYTATIGFIFYVISLFVHDFGKILAGAGVAGIVIGFGAQSLIKDVLAGVFLIYERQLHKGDYVTVNNLFNGTVEEIGLRSLQIREWSGKLLTISNGEVRQIENYNIDFMRITESFLISFKEDPDRVYSVLEEACDMLNEELRDSLKRDEFGNPTEPFQIHGITALNKINRGVEFTVKGMVKDDDYFSASLAVRRVLVRQLYQNNVQMLEEAVRIERTQ, encoded by the coding sequence ATGCGGATGAAAGAAACACTTACGGAGATTTTTCAAAATAAAATCGTCGATATTCTCCTCGTTGCCGTTATCCTTTGGATCGGTGTCTTTATCATCAACCGGCTGGTACAGCTATTTTTTAAACGGACGGACTTTATTGAAGAAAAAAAGGAAAAAACGATTGAAAGCCTTGTCCGTTCTGTCACCCAGTATACGGCAACAATTGGTTTTATCTTTTACGTTATTTCTTTATTTGTGCATGATTTCGGCAAGATATTGGCCGGGGCGGGCGTAGCAGGTATCGTGATCGGTTTTGGCGCCCAATCGCTGATCAAAGATGTGCTGGCTGGTGTATTCTTAATATATGAACGCCAGCTGCACAAAGGCGATTATGTCACCGTCAACAACTTGTTCAACGGGACAGTGGAGGAAATCGGCCTCCGCTCGCTGCAAATCCGGGAATGGAGCGGGAAGCTGCTCACCATCAGCAACGGCGAGGTCAGACAAATAGAGAACTATAATATTGATTTTATGCGGATTACCGAATCCTTTCTTATCAGCTTTAAAGAAGATCCGGACCGCGTGTACAGCGTGTTGGAAGAGGCATGTGACATGCTGAATGAAGAGCTTCGTGATTCATTGAAGCGGGATGAATTCGGCAATCCGACAGAACCGTTTCAAATCCACGGCATCACCGCATTGAATAAAATCAATCGCGGCGTCGAATTTACGGTTAAAGGCATGGTGAAAGATGATGATTATTTCAGTGCCAGCCTTGCAGTAAGACGGGTTCTCGTTCGCCAGCTCTACCAAAACAATGTGCAAATGCTTGAGGAAGCGGTCCGAATCGAGAGAACCCAATAA
- the yfkD gene encoding hypothetical protein (Evidence 4: Unknown function but conserved in other organisms; PubMedId: 19543710), which produces MMKKLFHSTLIVLLFFSFFGVQPIHAKKQFKVPNSVASISKENTYPNASQDQPMLQPSKLAKELLDHSEVKIENPHLIKMLNESNISGTPLAVGYRATIFLGKWALGYESNETVANWEYKKINTNRADNRGGKETAEMHYAQEQQYRVKGGLTAKVPNAEDVKSMMMQKAMKKTNLPLAFETVIGAGTKRDQIYKVAPKKIGYLHAYAPAVNEKGKVTYGEVYLVLKGNKRKLVVKNVTSQGIGAWIPVQDHVTFGFQLSSLPR; this is translated from the coding sequence ATGATGAAAAAGCTATTTCATTCCACACTTATTGTGTTGTTATTCTTTAGTTTTTTCGGCGTTCAGCCCATCCACGCGAAAAAGCAGTTTAAGGTTCCTAATTCTGTCGCAAGCATTTCAAAGGAAAACACGTATCCGAATGCTTCACAGGATCAGCCAATGCTTCAGCCGAGCAAGCTGGCAAAGGAATTGCTCGATCATTCTGAGGTAAAGATTGAAAATCCGCATCTCATCAAAATGCTGAATGAATCCAACATATCCGGCACACCGCTTGCAGTAGGGTACCGGGCGACAATATTTCTCGGGAAATGGGCGCTCGGCTATGAATCAAATGAAACAGTCGCAAACTGGGAATATAAAAAAATCAATACAAACCGTGCGGATAACCGCGGCGGGAAAGAAACGGCTGAAATGCATTATGCCCAGGAACAGCAGTACAGAGTGAAGGGCGGCTTGACAGCTAAAGTTCCAAATGCTGAAGATGTCAAAAGCATGATGATGCAAAAAGCAATGAAGAAAACGAACCTCCCGCTTGCATTTGAGACGGTCATCGGGGCTGGCACAAAACGGGATCAGATTTATAAAGTCGCTCCTAAAAAAATCGGTTATCTACATGCATATGCACCGGCTGTGAATGAAAAAGGAAAAGTGACTTACGGAGAAGTGTACTTAGTGCTGAAAGGAAATAAACGAAAACTCGTCGTGAAAAATGTCACGTCACAGGGAATCGGCGCGTGGATTCCGGTTCAAGATCATGTCACGTTTGGCTTTCAGCTTTCCTCACTGCCAAGATAA